In the genome of Myxococcus stipitatus, one region contains:
- a CDS encoding ATP-binding protein — protein sequence MNPSIPGGAPYSSFDEMSVGVCVIRERRVVYVNAALERLVGSPATPLLSESSLLRGEPVSSTYETTLSTTTGEQRQVELTLFPCGPDWVAMVRDVTSRNSQRDVLQRLAELGAGLPSLRTEGEVLRRVFQGLEALGLAFAWLTPEGNGVRLGQSFVPDSMWSTRGERPRDVVGRWPALLTRAWKEGAACSKDLPREVTQFLGDERAKDARDVLSRVESLPLLAVRIDAGGRPRAVLALAGDGLREEELKPVRLLGSQVSAALDAALTISELSAQNSALAALNRLASEAASAPHPRAFFGPGTEEIIGLVACDAVALLVSRESELELAYSRGLDLREADEARFARLWSVTGLCKQVQQEGTPRAMETRDCPEGLREDLRQRGFHTLVVVPLRVRSRDVGTLGVLFREPRHFTPLELETLQAMGMHFAAAIETHRLLQELRGRAEDMALLHEVARALATTLELDKLLATGVTSLARIIDTPDAYVLMPNSSREWLEIRAVSGNHPELLGRCLPANAPDASATGLGFLSRELIMVEDAVTDVRVDQNLRESSNAQAFLVLPLVVRERPVGVMVATETRRPRRFTPAEIERASAIANQLALALEGARLVEDLKDSYVELARTQEQLVRRERLAALGELSAVVAHEVRNPLGAIFNSVASIRRIIGPGSPAEPLVDIVAEEADRLNRIVADLLTFARPPAPHPHPVPLAPLVEDAVRGALAESPGAVRVELDLEEDVPPVTVDERMMRQAFLNLAINAMQAMPHGGRLRAAVRRAAGAPEVMVEFSDTGPGITAEVRARIFEPFFTTKAKGTGLGLAVVKRIIESHQGHLTLDSQPGHGTCFRLYLPLDSPATTRPMHAMP from the coding sequence GTGAACCCATCCATCCCGGGCGGAGCCCCCTACAGCTCCTTCGACGAGATGTCCGTGGGCGTTTGCGTCATCCGCGAACGTCGCGTCGTGTATGTGAATGCGGCCTTGGAAAGGCTGGTGGGCTCCCCCGCGACGCCCCTCCTGTCGGAGTCGAGCCTGCTGCGGGGTGAGCCGGTCTCCAGCACCTACGAGACCACGCTGAGCACGACCACCGGCGAGCAGCGACAGGTGGAGCTGACCCTCTTCCCCTGCGGCCCGGACTGGGTGGCGATGGTGCGCGACGTGACGTCGCGGAACAGCCAGCGGGACGTGCTGCAAAGGCTGGCGGAGCTGGGGGCGGGACTGCCCTCGCTGCGCACCGAGGGCGAGGTGTTGCGGCGCGTGTTCCAGGGACTCGAGGCGCTCGGCCTGGCCTTCGCGTGGCTGACACCCGAGGGCAACGGCGTCCGCCTGGGGCAGTCCTTCGTGCCCGACTCGATGTGGTCGACGCGGGGCGAGCGACCGCGCGACGTGGTGGGGCGCTGGCCCGCACTGTTGACCCGCGCGTGGAAGGAAGGCGCGGCCTGCTCGAAGGACCTGCCTCGGGAGGTGACGCAGTTCCTCGGCGATGAGCGGGCGAAGGACGCGCGAGACGTGCTCTCGCGAGTGGAGTCCCTCCCCCTCCTCGCCGTGCGCATCGACGCGGGGGGACGGCCTCGAGCCGTGCTGGCCTTGGCGGGAGACGGGCTGCGCGAGGAGGAGCTGAAGCCCGTGCGGCTGCTGGGCTCACAGGTGTCGGCGGCGCTCGACGCGGCGCTCACCATCTCCGAGCTGTCCGCGCAGAACTCGGCGCTGGCGGCGCTCAACCGGTTGGCCTCGGAGGCGGCCTCGGCCCCGCATCCGCGCGCCTTCTTCGGCCCCGGCACGGAGGAGATCATCGGGCTGGTGGCGTGTGACGCGGTGGCGCTCCTCGTCTCGCGGGAGAGCGAGCTGGAGCTGGCCTACTCGCGGGGACTCGACCTGAGGGAAGCAGACGAGGCGCGCTTCGCGCGGCTGTGGAGCGTGACGGGCCTGTGCAAGCAGGTCCAACAGGAGGGCACGCCGCGAGCGATGGAGACGCGCGACTGTCCGGAGGGCCTGCGCGAGGACCTGCGACAGCGTGGCTTCCATACCCTGGTCGTCGTTCCCTTGCGCGTGCGCTCGCGCGACGTGGGGACGCTCGGGGTCCTCTTCCGGGAGCCTCGGCACTTCACGCCCCTGGAGCTGGAGACGCTGCAGGCGATGGGCATGCACTTCGCCGCGGCCATCGAGACCCATCGGCTGTTGCAGGAACTGCGCGGACGGGCCGAGGACATGGCCCTCCTTCACGAGGTGGCGCGTGCGCTGGCCACCACACTGGAGCTCGACAAGCTGTTGGCCACGGGGGTCACGAGCCTCGCCCGCATCATCGACACGCCGGATGCGTATGTGCTCATGCCAAACTCCTCGCGCGAGTGGCTGGAGATTCGGGCGGTGAGTGGCAACCACCCGGAGCTGCTCGGGCGCTGCCTGCCCGCGAATGCTCCCGATGCATCCGCCACCGGCCTGGGCTTCCTGTCGCGCGAGCTCATCATGGTGGAGGACGCCGTCACGGATGTCCGGGTGGACCAGAACCTGAGAGAGAGCTCGAACGCGCAGGCCTTCCTCGTGCTGCCCTTGGTGGTGCGCGAGCGGCCCGTGGGCGTGATGGTGGCCACGGAGACGCGGCGGCCTCGGCGCTTCACCCCCGCGGAAATCGAGCGGGCGAGCGCCATCGCCAATCAGCTCGCGCTGGCGTTGGAGGGCGCTCGGTTGGTGGAGGACTTGAAGGACAGCTACGTGGAGCTGGCGCGCACCCAGGAGCAGCTCGTCCGCCGAGAGCGATTGGCCGCGCTGGGTGAGCTGTCCGCCGTGGTGGCCCACGAGGTGCGCAATCCGCTGGGCGCCATCTTCAACTCGGTGGCCTCCATCCGGCGCATCATCGGCCCGGGAAGCCCCGCCGAGCCCCTGGTGGACATCGTCGCGGAGGAGGCCGACCGGCTCAACCGCATCGTCGCGGACCTGCTCACCTTCGCGCGCCCCCCCGCGCCCCATCCGCATCCCGTGCCCCTGGCGCCCCTCGTGGAGGACGCGGTGCGCGGTGCGCTCGCGGAGTCACCGGGCGCGGTGCGCGTGGAGCTGGACCTGGAGGAGGACGTCCCGCCCGTGACGGTGGACGAGCGGATGATGCGACAGGCGTTCCTCAACCTCGCCATCAACGCGATGCAAGCCATGCCGCATGGAGGCCGGCTGCGCGCCGCGGTGCGACGGGCCGCGGGCGCCCCCGAGGTGATGGTGGAGTTCAGCGACACGGGCCCCGGCATCACCGCCGAGGTGCGCGCGCGCATCTTCGAGCCCTTCTTCACCACCAAGGCCAAGGGCACGGGCCTGGGCCTCGCGGTGGTGAAGCGCATCATCGAGTCGCATCAGGGCCACCTCACCCTCGACTCGCAGCCAGGACACGGCACGTGCTTCAGGCTCTACCTGCCGCTGGACTCGCCCGCGACGACGCGGCCCATGCACGCGATGCCGTGA
- the rraA gene encoding ribonuclease E activity regulator RraA, whose translation MDFKTADLCDANAGSAHFQIAEPGFLHYGGRTTFCGAISTVLAPEDNSLVRKALEEPGNGRVLVVDGGGSRRCALVGDQLALLAQKNGWAGVVVNGCIRDSEEVGRTAIGVQALGTHPLRSSKRGAGQHDVEVRFAGVTFRPGHFLYADADGIVTSETALT comes from the coding sequence ATGGACTTCAAGACGGCGGACCTGTGCGATGCGAACGCGGGCTCGGCTCACTTTCAAATCGCCGAGCCGGGCTTCCTGCACTACGGCGGCCGGACCACGTTCTGCGGAGCCATCAGCACCGTCCTCGCGCCCGAGGACAACTCGCTGGTGCGCAAAGCCCTGGAGGAACCGGGCAACGGGCGTGTGCTCGTGGTGGATGGAGGCGGCAGCCGGCGATGCGCGCTGGTGGGGGACCAGCTGGCGCTGCTCGCCCAGAAGAACGGCTGGGCGGGCGTGGTGGTCAATGGCTGCATCCGAGACTCGGAGGAAGTGGGCCGCACCGCCATCGGCGTCCAGGCCCTGGGTACGCATCCGCTTCGCAGCAGCAAGCGCGGCGCGGGACAGCACGACGTGGAGGTGCGCTTCGCGGGTGTCACCTTCCGGCCCGGACACTTCCTCTACGCGGACGCCGACGGAATCGTCACGTCGGAGACAGCGCTGACCTGA
- a CDS encoding AtpZ/AtpI family protein has product MAAKEPREQSDGSELGTTARQMRAAQPYINAVWKLVGGAVVGVLGGYWLDRKLGSGPWLLVGLSFLGICVGFYGFLREMARLGRRK; this is encoded by the coding sequence ATGGCGGCGAAGGAACCCCGGGAGCAATCGGATGGCAGCGAGCTGGGGACGACGGCTCGGCAGATGAGGGCGGCGCAGCCCTACATCAACGCGGTGTGGAAGCTGGTGGGCGGGGCGGTGGTGGGGGTGCTGGGAGGCTACTGGCTGGACCGGAAGCTGGGGTCGGGGCCGTGGTTGTTGGTGGGCTTGAGCTTCCTGGGTATCTGCGTGGGCTTCTACGGATTCCTCCGGGAGATGGCTCGACTGGGACGGCGCAAGTGA
- a CDS encoding alpha/beta hydrolase: MFLGIGVLAGITLLVLGLRQWLLHREGPACPAEPFDGHVYRVGKALIAERSCAQPRATVICMHGFVSDLRYFTRHYEAADLQLILVTSCDYHPPIAQPAERPAPWARVPTEPEGTIPHDAAVLVQALEDLPRTEHIRVHGHSRGGAVVLEAARQRPDLFERVEVVLEAPVLPQGRPYAKPNNALLWLMPFGILLWRLAPISRHTRYMWGPLENARKRELIRAFPFNPKRVSTLVTNARDIEAWIQERDASLFQNVRRGTVLVPGQDRVLDSVSMLESARRAEPTLDVVTLEECSHFILWDRPDAFPELVSPRERTVANG, translated from the coding sequence ATGTTCCTGGGCATCGGAGTCCTCGCCGGCATCACCCTCCTCGTGCTCGGCCTGCGGCAGTGGCTGCTGCACCGGGAGGGTCCCGCCTGTCCCGCCGAGCCCTTCGACGGACATGTCTACCGGGTGGGCAAGGCCCTCATCGCCGAACGGAGCTGCGCGCAGCCCCGCGCCACCGTCATCTGCATGCACGGCTTCGTGTCGGACCTGCGCTACTTCACCCGGCACTACGAGGCCGCGGACCTCCAGCTCATCCTGGTGACGAGCTGCGACTATCACCCGCCCATCGCGCAACCCGCTGAACGCCCCGCGCCCTGGGCGCGCGTGCCCACCGAGCCGGAAGGCACCATCCCTCACGACGCGGCCGTGCTGGTGCAGGCCCTGGAGGACCTGCCCAGGACCGAGCACATCCGGGTGCATGGCCATTCGCGAGGCGGCGCCGTGGTCCTCGAAGCCGCGCGCCAGCGGCCGGACCTGTTCGAGCGGGTGGAGGTGGTCCTGGAGGCGCCCGTCCTCCCGCAGGGGCGCCCCTATGCGAAGCCGAACAACGCGCTGCTCTGGCTGATGCCCTTCGGAATCCTGCTCTGGAGGCTCGCCCCCATCTCCCGTCACACCCGATACATGTGGGGACCGCTGGAGAATGCTCGCAAGCGCGAGCTCATCCGGGCCTTCCCGTTCAATCCCAAGCGCGTGTCGACCCTGGTGACCAACGCGCGCGACATCGAGGCCTGGATTCAGGAGCGCGACGCGTCCCTGTTCCAGAACGTGCGACGCGGCACGGTGCTCGTGCCGGGCCAGGACCGCGTGCTGGACTCCGTCTCCATGCTCGAGAGCGCCCGGCGCGCCGAGCCCACGCTCGACGTGGTGACGCTGGAGGAGTGCAGCCACTTCATCCTGTGGGACAGGCCCGACGCGTTCCCCGAGCTGGTCAGCCCGCGAGAGCGTACCGTCGCGAACGGGTGA
- a CDS encoding YbhB/YbcL family Raf kinase inhibitor-like protein, whose protein sequence is MPKPLVLTSPRFKDGDLIPIAFTGEGEDIAPPLHWENPPAGTKSLALIVEDPDAPDPKRPQRIFCHQVLYNIPPGAQGVPEGARPDALPPGTRVGLNDFGQQAYGGPMPPIGRHRYFFRLYALDTVLSDLGRPTRADLLKAMEGHVLGEADLIGLYERIHHRGAANGPGASA, encoded by the coding sequence ATGCCCAAGCCGCTCGTGCTGACGTCCCCCCGCTTCAAGGACGGGGACCTCATCCCCATCGCCTTCACGGGCGAGGGCGAGGACATCGCCCCACCCCTGCACTGGGAGAACCCACCCGCCGGCACCAAGAGCCTGGCGCTCATCGTCGAGGACCCGGACGCCCCCGACCCCAAGCGCCCCCAGCGCATCTTCTGCCACCAGGTCCTCTACAACATCCCACCTGGGGCCCAGGGGGTGCCGGAGGGGGCTCGGCCGGATGCGTTACCGCCGGGGACCCGCGTGGGGCTGAATGACTTCGGCCAGCAGGCCTACGGCGGCCCCATGCCCCCCATCGGCCGGCACCGGTACTTCTTCCGCCTCTATGCGCTGGACACCGTGCTGTCCGACCTGGGGCGCCCCACCCGCGCGGACCTGCTGAAGGCCATGGAGGGCCATGTCCTGGGCGAGGCGGATCTCATCGGCCTCTACGAGCGGATCCACCATCGCGGGGCGGCGAACGGCCCTGGCGCCTCGGCTTGA
- a CDS encoding serine/threonine protein kinase encodes MARPVEPEPLAGPVRFGPYTLVRRIGAGGMGEVFLAREESPRRACVVKKVLPQLMQSPQFVGRFRDEARVVVRLDHPNIARVYAMGEVDGQLYLSMEYVRGKTLSRLSYRLRQLGRMMPLGIVLHLGQRLCEGLAYAHDATDEEGHGLHLVHRDLSPANVCISYSGEVKIIDFGAAQSTLKEQQTAPRVVIGNLTYMSPEQARKRFVDRRADLYAVGVLLWELCAWKPLSQRGDPVERWRRAAYPQWEPAGKFREGLPSSVDAFLSKALAPEPANRFPDGAAMGAELARLKAKLSSGMGDAELARLMALVFPREKKAEETLLEELLREEARRAHTEPELAATLTPPTALAFEHNAIEAPDDFIPSERVQLVHTPGPGEDEPTHADRPPGAPAVVEHAPPDVQRDADEDEPTAVAPPPRASAVDPAVTMPLGVEEIASRTAQYGADLGERDSSPVVAPKPAHVVEATEALDAAKVLVAIEQATAVRASGSSESLFPGSGEDTATPPMPATPPPPRRTPRVTQVGFGVDISQTVATEAIEARRLALVRAITGDGEAPAVVSEPPAVDVDVPQGPRVWLAVAVFAGASLLGLAVAWLTVWR; translated from the coding sequence TTGGCCAGACCGGTTGAGCCGGAGCCCCTCGCGGGCCCCGTTCGCTTCGGTCCCTATACCCTGGTGCGCCGCATTGGCGCCGGGGGGATGGGTGAGGTCTTCCTCGCGCGCGAGGAGTCCCCGCGTCGCGCGTGTGTGGTGAAGAAGGTCCTGCCTCAGCTCATGCAGAGCCCGCAGTTCGTCGGGCGCTTCCGGGATGAGGCCCGCGTGGTGGTTCGGCTGGACCATCCCAACATCGCTCGCGTGTACGCGATGGGCGAGGTGGACGGGCAGCTGTACCTCTCCATGGAGTACGTGAGGGGCAAGACGCTCAGCCGCCTCTCGTATCGCCTCCGGCAGCTGGGGCGGATGATGCCGCTGGGCATCGTGCTGCACCTGGGCCAGCGGCTGTGCGAGGGCCTGGCCTATGCGCACGACGCGACGGACGAAGAGGGCCACGGGCTGCACCTGGTGCACCGCGACCTGTCCCCGGCGAACGTCTGCATCAGCTACTCGGGCGAGGTGAAGATCATCGACTTCGGCGCGGCGCAGTCCACGCTGAAGGAGCAGCAGACCGCGCCTCGCGTGGTGATTGGGAACCTGACGTACATGTCCCCGGAGCAGGCGCGAAAGCGCTTCGTGGACCGGCGCGCGGACCTGTACGCGGTGGGCGTGCTGTTGTGGGAGCTGTGCGCGTGGAAGCCGCTGTCGCAGCGAGGCGACCCGGTGGAGCGCTGGCGGCGCGCGGCCTATCCCCAGTGGGAGCCCGCGGGGAAGTTCCGGGAGGGGCTGCCGTCGAGCGTGGATGCGTTCCTGTCGAAGGCCCTGGCTCCGGAGCCGGCGAACCGCTTCCCGGATGGGGCGGCGATGGGCGCGGAGCTCGCGCGCCTGAAGGCGAAGCTGTCGTCGGGAATGGGCGACGCGGAGCTCGCGAGGCTGATGGCGTTGGTCTTCCCCCGCGAGAAGAAGGCGGAGGAGACGCTGCTCGAGGAGCTGCTGCGCGAGGAGGCCCGTCGCGCGCACACCGAGCCGGAGCTCGCCGCGACGCTCACTCCGCCCACGGCGCTCGCGTTCGAGCACAACGCCATCGAGGCGCCGGACGACTTCATCCCCTCCGAGCGCGTCCAGCTCGTGCACACCCCCGGGCCCGGAGAAGACGAGCCGACCCACGCCGACAGGCCGCCCGGCGCCCCGGCCGTCGTCGAGCACGCACCGCCCGACGTGCAGCGCGACGCCGACGAGGATGAGCCGACCGCGGTGGCGCCGCCTCCGCGCGCGAGCGCCGTGGACCCCGCGGTGACAATGCCGCTGGGCGTGGAGGAGATTGCGTCGAGGACCGCGCAGTATGGCGCAGACCTCGGTGAGCGGGACTCGAGCCCCGTCGTTGCTCCCAAGCCCGCGCACGTCGTCGAGGCCACCGAGGCATTGGACGCGGCGAAGGTCCTCGTGGCCATCGAGCAGGCCACGGCCGTGCGTGCCAGCGGGTCGAGCGAGTCCCTGTTCCCTGGGAGCGGCGAGGACACCGCGACGCCTCCCATGCCCGCGACACCGCCGCCACCTCGGCGCACGCCTCGGGTGACGCAGGTGGGCTTCGGGGTCGACATCTCGCAGACGGTGGCCACGGAGGCCATCGAGGCGCGGCGTCTGGCGCTCGTGCGCGCCATCACCGGCGACGGAGAAGCACCCGCCGTCGTGTCCGAGCCGCCCGCTGTCGATGTCGACGTTCCTCAGGGCCCTCGGGTCTGGCTCGCGGTCGCCGTGTTCGCGGGGGCCTCCCTGCTGGGGCTCGCCGTGGCGTGGCTCACCGTGTGGCGTTGA
- the hemL gene encoding glutamate-1-semialdehyde 2,1-aminomutase translates to MNHALSQSLFARAQERIPGGVNSPVRAFRGVGGDPVFFREGSGAWLTDVDGNRYVDLVGSWGPLILGHAYPPIVEAIIDAARRGSSYGAPHAGEVEFAELICSTMPAVEMVRLVSSGTEATVAAIRVARGFTGREHILKFEGCFHGAGDPFLVKAGSGVETLGLPDSPGVPSALAKLTLTAPFNDLDAVERIFKAQGHDIACAIIEPVVGNMGVLIPKPGYLQGLQALCQKYGVLFVLDEVMTGFRLARGGAQELYGLKPDLTTMAKVIGGGMPLGAYGGRADIMRKVAPAGPVYQSGTLSGNPVAVAAGMACLKALAAPGTYERLEGISQKLEAGFIAEAKAAGVPVTVNRVGSMLTVFFTSEAVFDYTSAKTSDTGRFGRFFHAMLDAGVYLPPSQYEAAFFSLALGEAEVAHVLGAARKAFRALGQTG, encoded by the coding sequence ATGAATCACGCTCTCAGCCAGTCCCTGTTCGCCCGAGCGCAGGAGCGCATCCCGGGCGGCGTCAACTCTCCCGTGCGCGCCTTCCGGGGCGTGGGGGGGGACCCCGTCTTCTTCCGCGAGGGGTCCGGGGCCTGGCTGACCGACGTGGACGGCAACCGCTACGTCGACCTGGTGGGGAGCTGGGGGCCGCTCATCCTGGGCCACGCCTACCCGCCCATCGTGGAGGCCATCATCGACGCGGCCCGTCGCGGCTCGTCCTACGGCGCGCCTCACGCGGGTGAGGTGGAGTTCGCGGAGCTCATCTGCTCGACGATGCCGGCGGTGGAGATGGTGCGGCTGGTGTCCAGCGGCACGGAGGCCACGGTGGCCGCCATCCGCGTGGCGCGAGGCTTCACCGGCCGCGAGCACATCCTCAAGTTCGAGGGCTGTTTCCACGGCGCGGGGGACCCGTTCCTCGTGAAGGCGGGCAGCGGCGTGGAGACGCTGGGGCTGCCGGACTCGCCGGGCGTGCCGTCGGCGCTGGCGAAGCTCACGCTCACCGCGCCGTTCAACGACCTGGACGCCGTGGAGCGCATCTTCAAGGCGCAGGGGCACGACATCGCGTGCGCCATCATCGAGCCCGTGGTGGGCAACATGGGCGTGCTCATCCCGAAGCCCGGCTACCTCCAGGGACTCCAGGCGCTCTGCCAGAAGTACGGCGTGCTGTTCGTGCTCGACGAGGTGATGACGGGCTTCCGGCTGGCGCGGGGGGGCGCGCAGGAGCTGTACGGCCTGAAGCCGGACCTGACGACGATGGCCAAGGTGATTGGCGGCGGCATGCCGCTGGGCGCCTACGGTGGCCGCGCGGACATCATGCGGAAGGTGGCGCCCGCGGGGCCGGTGTACCAGTCCGGCACGCTGTCGGGGAACCCGGTGGCGGTGGCGGCGGGCATGGCGTGTCTCAAGGCGCTCGCGGCGCCGGGGACGTATGAGCGGCTGGAGGGCATCAGCCAGAAGCTGGAGGCGGGCTTCATCGCCGAGGCGAAGGCCGCGGGCGTGCCCGTCACGGTCAACCGCGTGGGCAGCATGCTGACGGTGTTCTTCACGTCGGAGGCGGTGTTCGACTACACGAGCGCCAAGACGTCGGACACGGGGCGCTTCGGTCGTTTCTTCCACGCCATGCTGGATGCGGGCGTGTACCTGCCGCCGAGCCAGTACGAGGCGGCCTTCTTCTCGCTGGCGCTGGGCGAGGCGGAGGTCGCGCACGTGCTGGGTGCGGCAAGAAAGGCCTTCCGCGCTCTTGGCCAGACCGGTTGA